The following proteins come from a genomic window of Osmia lignaria lignaria isolate PbOS001 unplaced genomic scaffold, iyOsmLign1 scaffold0013, whole genome shotgun sequence:
- the LOC143306590 gene encoding uncharacterized protein LOC143306590 → MTTSFSDLLREQEEVAGWIQRFWANVCKLGKDKLTGAVLEQRQGLLNRYWDTFLSGHRKLMRCKEASSSSYVKEDAFSVTEEAYLDAASMISHHLKELPSPCSSHVQQSNIAPPPHPQLPKIDLPKFSGDPLQWESFRDLFKSLVHDVSHLPDVQKLLYLKSSLTGEAAEVIRNTPITDSGFRGAWDDLEARYGNIRLLSFSHHRALLLCPPALQQSAGELKRLLDTFRQAIRAYVTLRKPVTSWDEWFVYLLSQKLDKTTHLAWETSLADSREIPRFQQLSQFLENRIQALGAAGMTDPSLHAVSPTSSKEIKPKTKGGASAKGVNSNVLAAASKSPPARKCPGCSGTHGLGFCYKFKALSPAKRKERVQQLKACLSCLNVGHEVGKCPSKQVCLACSKRHHTLLHEALTAPPASAPGREGGQPAREDAASTSDDATQQVTTLSLSVGSKAVALLATAKVRLEAPSGETVEVRALLDTGSDTSLVSSWVAQALRLPRRAVRVAISGVKDNEVGHATGEVSLVVRPRHPSDFRLPVRALVLRKLTSLLPSKRIVAKSWPHITGLTLADPEYGVPARVDLLLGADVCGTLFGDDSRRGPEGTPTAKLTPFGWVLMGPASDDKPKAETAARVLHCHGEDSTSQLLQRFWELDEIRERAPMSQEEEKCERHFLDTHARDPSGRYVVRLPFVKDPRTALKSNRTTALKLLFNCERRLSSDATLKEQYRNFMMEYLTLQHMQGAPEEADKGPAYYLPHHAVRKRHDPSAKLRVVFNASFCTATGQSLNDCLATGQKLQADLWMVLTRWRLFRVVFTTDIVKMFRQIRVHSEDTKWQSILWRATPDERVQDFRLTTVTYGTACAPFLALRVLAQLANDESSRFPRGASVVRRHTYVDDILTGADDVSETLALKREVVAIFKAGGFELSKWASNIPEIQEADSSNTRLFQEWSGISTLGVNWNPRDDAFSLRVAAAELVRECTTKRSILSEIAGLFDPLGWAAPVLVVAKILMQDLWILGADWDQQLPENVCTMWQRFRGSLPQLDTLKIPRWTFASSEPSTQMELHGFCDASQRAYAAAVYLRVNNNGSVATSLLVAKTKVAPVKTITIPKLELCGATLLSKLLIRVKEGINMSGPTIAWTDSSVTLHWIRGHASQWKPFVAHRVSDIQHEIPADNWRHIRSPDNPADLATRGMSPAELVDSDIWWHGPKWLTEQPEFWPATFPESNEGIEAERRGATVHVVKEKFGENFLCRFSSLSHLLSVIAQCFRFASLSRGQPCEKGFVKAAERTHAFLAVLRFSQHTSFLEEIEQLQRHGELRKASPLSSCRPFLDDQGLLRLGGRLENAALPYNEKHPYLVAKRCPLARLLIRDAHYRTLHGGPQLTRSHLMRRVWIVRGRSLVRSEIAACVTCARFSGRRAGQLMGQLPQERTAAQRAFLTTGVDYAGPIKLRTSPGRGHKAYKGYIALFVCLSTRARTLRHSV, encoded by the exons ATGACTACGTCCTTTTCGGATCTTCTGCGTGAACAAGAGGAAGTAGCGGGGTGGATACAAAGATTCTGGGCTAACGTATGCAAGTTAGGAAAGGACAAGCTGACGGGAGCGGTTTTAGAGCAGAGACAGGGTTTGCTCAACCGATACTGGGACACGTTCCTTAGCGGACACCGTAAATTGATGAGATGCAAGGAGGCGAGTTCTAGTTCATATGTCAAAGAGGACGCCTTTTCGGTCACAGAAGAAGCTTACCTCGACGCAGCCTCCATGATTTCCCATCACCTGAAAGAGTTGCCGTCCCCTTGCTCCTCGCATGTTCAACAGTCCAATATTGCGCCTCCGCCCCACCCGCAACTGCCTAAAATTGATTTGCCGAAATTTTCGGGCGATCCGTTACAATGGGAGAGCTTTCGCGACCTTTTTAAAAGTCTAGTCCATGACGTCAGCCACTTACCTGACGTACAGAAGCTACTCTATTTGAAGTCTAGTTTGACAGGTGAGGCCGCCGAGGTCATTCGGAATACGCCGATAACGGACTCCGGCTTCAGGGGAGCATGGGACGATCTGGAAGCCCGGTACGGTAACATTCGTCTGTTATCGTTTTCCCATCATCGAGCGCTCCTCTTGTGCCCACCAGCCCTGCAGCAGTCAGCTGGCGAATTGAAGCGGCTTTTAGACACTTTCCGCCAGGCGATTAGGGCGTACGTTACACTGAGGAAACCCGTTACTTCATGGGATGAGTGGTTTGTATACTTACTAAGCCAAAAGCTTGACAAAACTACTCACCTTGCTTGGGAGACTTCTTTGGCGGATAGCCGGGAAATCCCGCGGTTCCAGCAATTATCGCAGTTCTTGGAGAACCGGATCCAAGCTTTAGGCGCTGCAGGCATGACGGACCCATCACTCCACGCTGTGTCGCcgaccagctcaaaggaaatcaAACCTAAAACAAAAGGAGGAGCATCAGCAAAAGGCGTTAACTCTAACGTCTTAGCCGCAGCATCAAAGTCGCCCCCGGCCCGGAAATGTCCGGGGTGTTCGGGCACCCACGGTCTAggattttgttataaattcaaGGCGCTGTCGCCGGCAAAACGCAAGGAGCGCGTCCAACAGCTGAAGGCCTGCCTGAGCTGTTTGAATGTAGGACACGAAGTGGGTAAGTGTCCGTCTAAACAAGTCTGTTTAGCTTGTAGCAAGCGACACCATACGTTACTGCACGAGGCGCTGACGGCTCCACCGGCAAGCGCACCAGGCCGTGAAGGCGGACAGCCGGCACGAGAAGACGCTGCCTCGACGTCTGACGACGCAACTCAGCAGGTGACTACCCTCTCTCTATCGGTTGGCTCAAAAGCCGTGGCCTTACTCGCAACCGCCAAGGTGAGATTGGAGGCGCCATCAGGAGAAACCGTAGAGGTCCGAGCCCTTCTGGACACCGGCTCCGATACCTCTCTCGTCTCATCGTGGGTCGCTCAGGCGCTACGTCTTCCACGGCGGGCGGTGCGAGTGGCCATCTCAGGCGTTAAGGACAATGAGGTTGGACACGCGACCGGAGAGGTATCACTTGTAGTTCGACCCCGACACCCCTCGGACTTCCGATTACCAGTTCGTGCGTTGGTACTCCGCAAACTAACGTCGTTGCTCCCGAGCAAACGCATCGTGGCAAAGTCTTGGCCGCATATTACCGGTCTCACGCTTGCTGACCCCGAGTACGGAGTTCCGGCTCGGGTAGATTTACTTTTAGGTGCGGATGTTTGCGGGACGCTCTTTGGTGACGACTCGCGCAGAGGGCCAGAGGGTACTCCAACAGCGAAACTCACCCCCTTTGGCTGGGTGCTTATGGGACCAGCCTCCGACGACAAACCCAAGGCGGAGACGGCCGCTCGGGTTCTTCACTGCCACGGCGAGGACTCCACAAGCCAACTCCTCCAGCGGTTCTGGGAGCTGGACGAGATTCGAGAACGGGCTCCAATGtcacaagaagaggaaaagtgTGAGCGTCACTTCCTTGACACCCATGCTCGAGATCCATCGGGACGCTACGTGGTGCGCCTTCCCTTCGTAAAGGACCCGCGGACTGCGCTGAAGTCCAACAGGACGACGGCGTTGAAACTCCTCTTCAATTGTGAACGACGCCTATCCTCGGATGCTACGCTGAAAGAGCAGTATCGAAATTTTATGATGGAGTACCTGACCTTACAGCACATGCAGGGTGCACCCGAAGAAGCGGATAAAGGGCCTGCGTATTACCTGCCACACCACGCCGTACGCAAGCGTCACGATCCTTCTGCCAAGTTACGGGTCGTTTTTAATGCTTCTTTTTGTACAGCCACGGGCCAATCGCTAAACGACTGCCTCGCCACTGGTCAGAAGCTCCAGGCTGACCTGTGGATGGTATTGACCCGCTGGCGACTTTTTCGGGTCGTATTCACCACGGACATTGTCAAGATGTTCAGACAGATCCGAGTCCATTCAGAGGATACTAAGTGGCAAAGCATCCTTTGGCGCGCCACTCCCGACGAACGAGTGCAGGACTTTCGGCTTACAACGGTGACGTATGGCACGGCGTGTGCGCCTTTCCTAGCTTTACGGGTACTTGCCCAGCTGGCGAACGACGAAAGCAGCCGATTTCCCCGAGGAGCTTCGGTGGTGCGTCGACACACTTATGTCGATGATATTCTCACCGGGGCGGATGATGTCAGCGAGACCCTGGCTTTGAAAAGAGAAGTGGTGGCAATTTTCAAAGCTGGCGGTTTCGAACTAAGCAAATGGGCATCTAACATACCGGAAATTCAAGAAGCCGACTCTTCTAATACGCGCCTGTTTCAGGAATGGTCCGGCATCAGCACACTAGGCGTGAACTGGAATCCTAGGGATGATGCCTTCTCCCTTCGAGTCGCAGCCGCTGAGCTGGTGAGAGAATGCACCACCAAGAGGTCTATCCTTTCGGAAATCGCAGGCCTCTTCGACCCACTGGGCTGGGCGGCGCCGGTCCTAGTCGTGGCCAAGATTTTAATGCAGGACCTCTGGATCCTTGGAGCGGACTGGGATCAGCAATTGCCAGAGAACGTCTGCACTATGTGGCAGCGCTTCAGAGGCTCCCTGCCGCAATTGGATACCCTGAAGATCCCACGCTGGACATTTGCCTCATCAGAGCCGTCCACCCAGATGGAACTTCACGGTTTTTGTGACGCCTCGCAGCGAGCTTATGCGGCAGCGGTGTACCTGCGGGTCAATAACAATGGGTCGGTAGCGACCTCGCTTTTGGTCGCAAAAACTAAGGTGGCCCCGGTAAAGACTATAACAATTCCGAAGTTGGAACTGTGTGGAGCCACCTTGTTATCTAAATTATTGATTCGGGTCAAAGAAGGCATTAATATGTCTGGCCCGACCATCGCGTGGACGGATTCAAGTGTAACCTTACACTGGATCCGCGGCCATGCATCTCAATGGAAACCCTTCGTTGCCCATCGAGTCTCCGATATCCAGCACGAGATACCGGCGGACAATTGGCGGCACATCCGCTCTCCGGACAATCCAGCGGACTTGGCAACCCGAGGAATGAGCCCAGCCGAGCTCGTCGACTCCGATATCTGGTGGCACGGGCCGAAATGGTTGACGGAACAGCCTGAATTCTGGCCGGCGACCTTTCCGGAGTCCAACGAGGGAATAGAGGCAGAGAGAAGAGGAGCCACGGTACACGTCGTCAAGGAGAAATTCGGAGAAAACTTCCTGTGCCGCTTCTCCTCCCTCTCGCACCTTTTATCTGTTATTGCCCAGTGTTTCAGGTTTGCCAGTCTAAGCCGAGGGCAGCCTTGCGAGAAGGGTTTTGTTAAAGCAGCGGAGCGCACCCACGCCTTCCTAGCAGTTCTGAGATTCTCTCAACACACCAGTTTCCTGGAGGAGATTGAACAACTGCAACGGCACGGCGAGCTACGCAAAGCTTCACCCCTTTCTTCGTGTCGACCTTTCTTAGACGACCAGGGCTTACTAAGGCTCGGAGGGCGCTTAGAAAACGCGGCTCTGCCGTACAATGAGAAACATCCTTACCTTGTGGCGAAGAGATGTCCGTTGGCCAGGCTTCTGATACGGGACGCACATTACCGCACGCTCCATGGAGGTCCACAGCTTACTCGCAGCCATCTCATGAGAAGAGTCTGGATCGTCCGAGGCCGCTCACTGGTTCGATCCGAAATCGCCGCCTGCGTCACGTGCGCCCGGTTCAGCGGACGTAGAGCTGGACAACTGATGGGACAACTTCCACAAGAGCGCACTGCAGCACAGAGGGCCTTTTTAACCACCGGCGTGGATTATGCGGGCCCGATTAAGCTACGTACCTCGCCCGGGCGTGGCCACAAAGCCTACAAAGGCTACATCGCCCTCTTCGTGTGCCTGTCTACCAGG GCGAGGACATTGCGCCACTCTGTTTAG